The window TCTTCACCAAACGGTGTTGTGCTCTTACCAAGTCGtctactcgtgacttgaaGAAGCAGAGGGATCATAGCTGCCTGTCTTCACATGATCTCAAAAAGTTCCACATCTTCCACACCTTCTCACCTTCTCAGCTGCAATCGCGACAACATCGATCAGGGCAAATCATGCATCACGAGACAAACTCGGGCACCTTGCCTATCTCTTCGACTCCGACCGAACAAAACACACCCTGTCGGTACTTCTACCGTTCAGGGCGATGTAGGAGGGGAGACAAGTGTCGATTCTCACATTCGAGTACTCGCAAACCATCCCAGCCGTGCTTGGCTACAGAGACACCTTCTGTTGAGGTCCGACTCTCTGCACAAGCTGTCGCATTCACACCTGGCAcatcatctcgatccaACTTGTCTGCAAGCGTACAGGCTTTTCAGCCAGTAGCACGCCCCGGAAACAATGACAATGGTGCTTTGCAGGGTGTTGCGTCGGAACGGCAGTCCCCTTCAGCGTCATCCTcaaagccgaagccgaagccgatAATGAAAGGCGTCGCAGCCAGTGTTGGCAGCCCGAACACAGCGCGTTGCGACATCTGCATGGAAGTACCCACGGTTTACGCCCAGCATATCAACTGCAACCACCTCTTCTGTTGCCCCTGCCTCAAAACATGGCGGAAACAACGCAGTCAagccaagagcaaagacTGTCCCACATGTCGAACACCCTCCGACTTCACATTTGTCACTCCGCAACCTTTCACTGATGGCGCCCGGACTCTTGCGCTCCAACGATTTCGTCAACGCGCTGCAGATACACCTTGCAAGAACTTCACCAAGAGTCTCGGATTAAGTAACAAGAGGTTGACTAAACCATTCTGCATGTTTGGTGACGATTGTTTGTACAAGCACGAGATGGATGGTAAGGAGTACAAGTTCGAACACGGGAAATACAAAATTCAGGAGAGCAAAAAGGGGACAAGACGGATCGTAGGCTTGGGTGCAAGAGCAGCTTAGAGGGGCTATGGGCACACGATTTCTTGCTAGGACTGAAAGCGTCGAGGGGCGTAGGGTTGAGGCGATAGAAGAGCATTTTTGAATGATTCCGCGCGCGAGTCTCGTTTCAAATGCTTGTGTGTAGATGCCTGACTCACAGAAGCGGGCATTTCAATTCGATGCATCtccttgctcgacgatccacgcacACATTGCAGTCATGCTCTTCAAGAAGGCAGATTGTCTCGTATGTAGGAATGACCTAACCTCACAAAAGTGAGCTGATGGCTTAAGCAatcagcagctcgatgttGCGCTTGACCCACCAAGCGCCAATGCGGATTGGATCCTTGATGAAGGCAGCATATGTCTCCTCTCTGTTCTTGAATTTGCTCGTCGCAGCTTTACCCGCAGCGCTGTACACCGTTGAGCCCAAcgcagacgacgagaagGGATCGGCAAGGTTGATCGACAAAGCCCAGCTGCGAACCTGGGATGGATCGATGGGTTTCTGCGAAGCGATCTGTTCTTCAGTGAACAGCGTTCCGTGAAGACCGTAGGGTACACGCTGGGGGAGTTTGATGCGACAAACGACGCGGGACATGAGCTTTGCGTCTATGATCCACAGCTCGCTGGAGGCGCCAGGAAGAACTTCGCCTGTGGATGGGTGAAGACCGGTCGCTTCGTCGAACACGTAGCAGACGAGCCAACCATCGTCTTCTTGCGATGTTTCATTTGTACTGCTACGACGTGGGACGAAGGTGGTTTCCTGCGCATACCACCCTCTGGGCATCTCGAAGATCTTTATCGGATCTTCCGGCGAGGCACTTCCATCTCGCTGAGCCGTCAACACCTCTTCCACCGTCCTCGTGTCCACACTGTCTCCAGCCTTCAATCGACCCTGGCTCCACATCGCCTTGCCCTTACGTATCAACGCCTGCGCATCCAATTTAACCAGCGCATCGATCTTAGCAGCCTTTCCCAACCCAGCATCAAATGTACCATCGCGCATACTGGTACCATAAACATAGCATGCCTGCTGCATCGAATAGTCCTCGTTGATCGTGGGGAACTCAAAGGGAATGTCCGACAGTGCAAATTCGTGACTGAtcgtgttggtctcggcatGTTCTAGGTCGAAACGCCAGTAGTAGAGCTGACATTTCTCAGGGCAGTTCGGAGGTGGTAGCACGTGCGATGGTGGAAGCAAATTACCTGCAGAGTAGACGAGCGTCGCACTATTGAGCCGGCACCCGAGCATGTTGACGCCGCGAATGGCTGACCGGGTAGCGTGCTCGTGAGAAGCGTCAAActtgccatcgtcatcccAACTGTTCGCCGTGTGGTAGATACAGCAAGCCTCCGCGCTTTCGTACCAACGCACTCGCTCCGGTTCGTATCGAGGCAAAATTCCGAAGCGGGTGGGTTGAGAAGGATCGTAGTGCAAGATCGGCTTGCCGCGGACGAGGTTCatcatgtcgagcgagagcggtACGTCGATGATCACGGTTTGGGTTGCGGTGGCGCCAAAGTCGTGCATCATCTTGGGCTGTTTGAGACCGCGTACTGCCTTACCCTTGATTGTCTTGGCATGAGCCGGCAGGTCCGTTTTCTTCGATTGTGATGCAGGGATGACACTGATGCGAAGATACGGCGGCTCGAAGCACATGTGGTAGAGAAGAAGCTCCTGCGTCCTTGGGTCGATTTTGGGATGCGCTGTGGTAAATTCGCGAAGCATGCTGACAATTGGTGGGCCTCCGCCAAATCCTTTCGATGAGGAACTAGTCAAGCTGTTGCCGCTATTCTTATCACATGTttccttctccttgtcTTCTTCTCCCGTGTACCACCCAGCGGTCTCAAGACCAGGTAGCATGATCCGCATAGGTGGTCCACTTTCGCATCCAGCCATAGCTTTTCCATCGTGCCAGAACACACTCGTGTTAGCTACACTGATGCGCTTGAGTTTCTGGTTGCCACCCAAACCGAGGCCTGGGAGCCATGTGAGCATAGCCAGTACAAAAGTGCGGATGATCTCACATAGCAACCAAAAGACAGAGGTGTGGGGGTTGACAAGCGTAGCGATGCTGGGAACGTAGGGTAGTCTCGAATGCTCTGGTGTCGAGAGCAGGAGGTCGGTGAGAATGAATCGGTTGAGGAAACATGGTTGTATGGTCCCCTTCGGGGTGCGTCGAAAGAGAACTCCGGCAAGCATACCGTCTGCATCGAACCAGTGCGCATCGCGGTCCCGCTCCGAGTTGGCAAGTGGGTTGCCTCCGTTGCGAACGTACTGGCTGCCAGCGAATTCCTCCGGTATCGTTCCTTCAAAGAGACAGTCTGTGAGAGGGCATTCCGTTGTAACTGGCGCAAAGTTGCCGGAGAGGTACGGGTGGACATATTCTTTCTTGGAAGTTCTTCTGCGTGAAAGGACTGGTCGACGAGAAATTGCTGAGCTTCCTGGGCGTGATGGTCCGGCCTCTGCCAATTCTTCGTCCTTCGACAGAGGAATTGTGAAAGAGGATGGTGGATATGCATGGTCTTCAGcaggcggtggtggcgaaGGTATTGAGATGACTGGCGCGCAGTGTTGGCTTGAGGGAAGTCCCTGCAACGAGGCAGAGTGTTGCCTGCGGTTACTCGAGCCTTTCACCATCCGGGCAAATGCCTATCGAGGATGTTGATGGAAGCGGGCTCGAAAGCTGAGCTAATGCAGATGTTTTAGAATTGTCAAGGGCGGTCAAAGGATTAACAAAAGGATAGATGGAGGAAACATGAAACGACATGGAATCAGATGGTAACGGTGAAGGCTTTCGACGACGGTGCGAGTAAGGGATGCAAAGAACGGTGTACTGTACGAACACCCTCTTACGGAGCACAAGGTCGACATCCATGCTCAGCCTTTGCCAGACGACAGGGTCCAGCTCCCCTCTCCCTTCAGGACGGTTGCACCGACGGCACCTTTTGGGCAAGTTGATTGGCGAGCCAGGATTACTACTGCTGCACAAAAGCGTTCGCGAGTCGTCTGTGAAGGAATCTATCAGTGACGGCACTCAATGCGGAGAATGACGTGCAAGTTCAACTTGCGCTATAATTGATGACAGACAGCTTTGTCAGGTAAACGAAAGGGCTGCACTGCAATCGTGAGATTTAAGCGAGACTCGTGGACGGCAATAAAAATGCGGACTGGAAAACCGTTCGCGATCTTGACCCGAATCGGCGGCTGTCTGGTGAGAGTAAGAACCATATGAATCGAGGGTCCAAAACCAACTTTGGGTGCGAGTTCAGAGACCCTCCGAATGACTATTTGTACCCCATTGCCCCTCTGGAAAATGTGCGGACAAAGGAGGCGCTGGTCctctattcacgattttgttGAGAGATTGGCTGCAGCCAACTCTGTCACTGCAAGGTGGTCGACTCTGTGGTCCCTGGCGGTAACTGAAATCACAAAGCACGTCGAAAGCTGGCTCCATAGCCTGACTCGACTGGGTTTCTGAGGTGGTAAAGATGCTCACAGACTCCTTTCGTGCCTCCGCAGATGGAGCGAATCATGCTGACCTGACTGAATCGCGGCCCTCACCATTCAGCGACAAGCAGAATGAGCGTCTGGGTCGGAAAATCAGCTTGCAGCTGTCATGACGTCAGCACTAACGTGAGTGCATACGGTTTCCTGTGCAATCACGTTCTAACGTTATATGTTCGTGTTCCGTGCTCAGTAAATGAAGAGAATAATGGTGAAATCTTAACACTTAGAAAAATTGTTGAGCCGAACGATTCGCTGCTTTAGCAAGAATGCTTTGCTTTCGATTCCAGCGACgaacagcatcgtcgaagAATGCCTTCTGCTCTGCCGGTGGCATCGCATTGACGGCAGACGCCAACTCCACTTCTTTCACGTTTTGAAGCTCGGCCAGATCCGACAAGTCGGGCATGCGGCTTTGGGCAGCAACGGCATCGTGCTGAACGGCGCGACGCAAGCCCtgcgctgcggctgcaACCGATTGCGattcctgctgctgcgttgcTTCGTTGTCTGAAGATGTTTTTTTGGAACGCGGTGGCGGCCAGGAAGGTGTagtggctgctgctttgtGGGTTCCCTTCTTGGACGTGCTCGTGGGCTTTGCAGCTCGTTCGCTCGTGGCCACGAACCCTGCAGCTCTGCTTGTCCTTCCTGGGCGAGATGACACTGGTCGCCGTGCCGCCTTCTTATACagagcagcttcagcagcacTGTTGCCAACCAAAGCTGCATGATCGTGACTGTAGGAGATACCGCTGCCTTCGAGAATGCTGCGTATCGGATCATCGTCGACACTTGCCGTCCTCTGTGCTACGTCACCATCTTCGACGTACCTTGTCGGATCTGCAACGTCTGCGCCCAGAATGCCGCTATGCTTTGTCAGAGTCACACCAGTCGCTGCTGGGTCCTCAAGAGAGCCAGCTAAGAGGTATTGTTCCAGTGCAAACGTCACCTCCGAGATGTTGCATTGGTCTATGATTGACTTCATCGCCAAACTACTCTCGTGGAGTGTAAACAAGTTCTTGCACCCGAATAGCTCGCCAAGACTGCCTTGATCGCCAGCGACACCTTCGAAATAGCGTCGTTCCTTGGTTGCGTTGTAGCCGATCtccatctgctgctgcttgtaTATTTGCCTTCCATAGATCACTTCCTCGAGAGAACCTGCTCCGATCAGGCGATACACGTAGACGTCCCGCGACTGACCGAAACGGTACGCTCGATCCATGGCCTGCAGATCGTGCGATGGATTCCAGTGCGGATCGAACACCACGACGCGATTTGCGGATGTCAAGTTGAGTCCAGTGCCACCAGCAGTGGTCGATATGAGAAAAACAAAGATGCTTGCATCCCTGTTGAACTGATTCACCAGCTGTTGGCGACGTGGCTGCGGCGTAGTACCATCGAGTCGGAGGAAGTTGTGACCTTCCCGTGACAGGAAGAATTCGATGAACTGAAGCAGCCTCAAGTTGGTGGAAAACAGAAGAACTTTGTCACCATTGGCATGCCATTGCGCCAGCATCCCAGCCAGCACTTTCCACTTGCCACAGAGCTCGGGCTCCATGCCGTTCGCGGCGTTGCAACGTTTGCTCTGCCAGCTATCTGGAAACATGAGCTGTACGTACGACAGCTGTCGATGATACCTCTCCATGCGGTCCGGATCCTTAGAGCTCGCATCTTCAGGATCTGGAAATACCAATGCGACGTGGTTGGAGCACTTTTGAAGAAGGTATATATACTTAAGCATGTTTTTGTTCCAAGCTCCTCCCGTACTGTCGCGTTTGAAGCAGCAATTCTGGCGGCGGTAAGCCAGACCTGTGTCGGGATCAAGTCGGCCACAATCGCAAGGGTCAGCATGCCGCTTCATCAAGtcgacctcgtcttcgGACAGAATGCGCTTGTACACATCCAGTTGTGTCGGTGTGAGTGGGCAGAagacgatcttgtcgaaCTTGCGGGGAAGCTGGTCGGCAATGAGCGCCTTGGTGCGGCGAAGGAAGAAGATGGGTAGCACATTGGTAACCAGCTTTTCGGCTCTTGTCCTAGCGTCAGCGATATGTTCTGGATCTGCGCCTCGCTTCTGACCATGCTTGAGCGGGACCTCAATCTCAGTGATCCACTCCTTGACAGTGCCCAGTAAACCAGGGTTGGCCCAGTCGGCTAGTGTGTAAAGCTCACGGTATGTGTTCTGGATGGCGGTACCTGTCAATGCGTATCGGACCTTGCAGCGAAAGGTTTGCATCGCTTGAGTCATTTGAGAGCTGGGATTCTTGAGCTTGTGAGCCTCGTCGATAAGCACACAAGACAGGTCGAGATCTCGCAAATGCTCGATTGAGAGCGAGGCTGtctcgtgactggtgacGAGAATATCGAGTCGACCACGACGAAAAGAgtcaagcgcatctttggcgcGCGTGCCACTGTAGGCTGCGTGCTCAAAATAGCCCCAAGTGTCAAACTCGTGACGCCAATTGTCAATGACAGAGCTGGGGCAAATGATCAAACATGTCGGCCAGATGGCATTTGCGCGGTGGTAGTCTGAGCTTTGCCTGTCGCTACGGATGGCCTCGATGCGACGATCGGCATCCTCTTCTCTCCCTGTCTTGACCATGATGGCTGAAAGGAAGGCGATGACTTGGATGGTCTTTCCAAGACCCATGTCGTCGCCAAGCAAGGCACCTCTGCCCTGCGCATAGGATCTGTAAAGGAAGCGAACGCCGTCGCGCTGGTAGCTTCGAAGAAAGCGATTAATGGAAGCAGGGACTTCGACACCTGGGGCGAGAATCAAGGGTCCAACATCCTTGAGGTCTACCGGTATCGGGAACGACGGTCTCTGGCCGTGAAAACCATCGCCGGATGAGTACGAAATGATGTGTGATGCGGATACATTCGTGAACGAGATGGGCACAGAGACTGGTCCCCTGATGGCGAGAGAAacctcgtcatcttcgtcaCTTGTCTGACTGCGGTCATTTCTGAAGCTAGAGCTTTGAGCGAGAGCTGACGGTAACGATGCATTTCCATTGGAAGTTAGGCTGAGAGCTTGTTCGGgctcatcgtcgccggTATCGGAATCGACCTCTGGCTGACCCTGCTTCACCGCAGTACTGCATGGAGGTTGAATGTGGGTGGATGGAGCTGCGCTACGCGAAATGGAGGCGCGAGGTGCGCGAGGACCTCGTGATAACGACAGGACTGGCTCATCTTCCGAAGAAGAGGGTGATTTCGACAACGATGGGGACGAGGCAGGCGAGCGTTTCAGCCGATTTGAAGTTTCGAAATGCGCCTGCTTGATGCTTGAAGCATGTTGTGGCTTTGAAGCTCCTCGAAGACTGCTACGATTAGCGTGTTCGGCTGCAACGGTGGATGACGTCTCAATGTAATCGTCTGCGGCCGTCAAACCTAGCAAGTCACGGagcgtgcttctcgacggGCCGGAGCCTCTTGTCGGTAGCTGAGGCCTTTGACGTTTGCGAAGACCATGGCTGAGCTCGATTCCGGTTTGTAGGGCATCGTCGTGAAAGGAATCTTGATCGCTGCTACCACGTTGACATGGAGGAAAGGGCGACGAGCTGATACGAATGGATCTCTTCTGCGCCATATCTGCGGCTTGATAGCTTGCTCATTTCGCTTGTTGCCTGATGGACCCGGTCTTGATCAAAGCTGCCGTCATTGCCGGGATGTCCTTTGCAAAGAATGTTTGTTGGCTGCGGTCTCGGACAAAGACGCGGGAGGTCTTGTTTGAAGGAAATGCGTGACTcaagaggaggagctcgGAACATGGCACATTTCAGGGTCCAAACGCGAATGCTAAACTGGGCACCATCTAGCTTACATAATCTCAGTCTGGTACAAATACGCACGATGAGATCCACGTCCTGGGTGGACTTCGCTGTGCATCTCACGTCTGGGAAGTGGAACTGAAATACAGGAAAGAAACAAGGAATCTTGAACTTGAGCTAGGACGACAAAAGAAGGGATTCAGGTTGGCAAGCCGAGACGCGGCCGGATTGTCCGTGATTTTGGAACGGTGAATCTTAAAGACATACTGATGATGcttaatcacgaatattaTATACAGTGAGTTAAGGAAAGAGCGGTGAGCGTTTGAGATAACTTAGGGAAAAACAACACAGCAAGCCACTTGAAAGAAACTTCGTTTGGAGCTTTTGCGTGTGGCTTCTGCATGCGAGGATCCACGCTGTACAGCAGTCCGTGCTGCATCACACGCTTCTAACGTGCCTTGCAACAATGGGTGCATGGCAGAGGCAGCCTAACTGTTGTTCGCAACATCACTAACTTAAGTTACCTCTGACCGATGCAAGATGGCGCAGATTGCTTGATAGGACATTTGCATCACACTGAAACGTAGCTCACATGAAGCATTTCTCATAGCCCACGATTCTCGAAGCAATAGCGTTCCCTGTCTTGCAGTAATCATAGCGTCAGCGCGTGTCCATTGTCAATGTCAAGCGTGGCCAGAAAGCCGAGTGGCTTGTCTCTGGCCGGGAGGCAAAGGACTTTGCTGAGCACAGAGACGGCGTGATTGTTTGCCGACTTTGTTGCAGATATGCATGCCATGGACCAGATAGATTGCTGCTGACACTCCCAACTGTCTTGCAACAATTGTGAGTCATGAagatcacgaatcgcgaatctgATCGGCTaatgtcgagcgagcgtgGAATCACATGTTTCTCACTAACTTTAGTCACTGCTCTGCACAAGGCGGCGTGAGGCAACGAAAAGAAGATGGCAGAACAGGGAAGTATTTATTAATAATAAGGATCAACAGCCGAAAGAAAAACATTCTTTCGAATTAATTTACTGCGTAAGTGCTAAATCCCAGTCATGTAttgtacagtacagtatAGAGCAATGGCTTTTTTGTATGGGTGATCGTTTCCGAGGTGTACGGCGGCCTCACGTCACTTACAACTGCTACACAAGGCCGATTGTGATCGACACTCATCTGAACATCGACACAATACTGTGCTCCAACGTCCAACAGAAAGCAACAAACACACGAGCTGCCTAGAATCTCTTGGCCTAAAAAAGAACCTGCTCCGTCCATTTGTCGGCCGCGGGCTCTTGCATCCGGATGGTCAGGCCGTAAATCTATGTTTTCGATGCGCTCTACcacaattgtgaatgacGAGATCGCTGATTCCATTCATAGTCAATGActctctcgtcgctctGTTGACCTTGTTCTTGCAAAGCTTCGGCTAACTGCAGCCCTCGAGCAGTGCTAGATCGACAATCGTGATGAGATGATTGACCAGACCGTTTGTTACGCTCACAGCTCTGGAAGGGCTCGGCGCGAAAGCTCGAGATAAGTTTGGAGAGGCTCGTGTCTAGAGAACCGAGAGCCACGCCAATTTCGCAATCACAGCATCGGAAACCGCAGAGCTAAGGAGCGGCAAACCTGTCGTACACCCTCTCTCTGAGGCGACTAAGAATGGCCACATCAATGTTCAGCAGCCAAAAGTCGCAGTTCAGAAAGAGATAAAAAAAGAGCCATGCAGTTCTGCACAGGGTCCTGAGTGTGGCCAGCCGGCGAATGTTGTTCAGCAAAAGAGGGAGAAAACCAAGGGATCGAGCGAGAGAACACTTTGCGTGTCTCTCCTTGTGCAGGCGTTGAAAGAGCAACAGCGTTGTGTGTTGTGTGTTGTGTAATGCGTGTTGCGTGCTGAGTGTCTGAGTGCTGTGTCTGTCTTTGAACGGCTCGCAGCTGCCGGGGAGCGCATGAGCTCACTAGAGTGCCGTGCAGCGCTGTGCGGTGCTGGGTGAAATCTAAGCCATTTCGAACCAAGAATGTCGCGTTGCTACCATGGGGCACCTCACCTGTGCGCCTTTGACGTTTCGAGCAAATTCGCGTCACTTCGTGGCTTGGCCAGGCGTCTTGGCTGCCTTGAactgctgctcgcttgtTTCCAAAAGGCTCGCCTATCATGCCGTTCGTTCAATGCTGGTTCTCTCTCCTCTGGGTTGGCTCGAAGGGGGCCGAAGTAGAGTTGAAGAGCGATTCCTTTTGGCGTCCCCCCAgtctctcgctctctctgCCTGCGCCTCCCCTTTCCGAGTATATATGCTTCGCCTCCCTTGTTCATCCATTCTTTCCATCCCcttcaccatcctcgaTTCTCCCATCGCATTCATTGCTTTATCTCGTGCCCTTTTCTCTCCCTATCTCTCTCTCACTCAATCAACACTTCCTTTCAAAATGGTCAAGTTCACTtccgccgctgccgctgccggTGCCGTAGTGCTCGCTGCAGTCGCTGCTAATGCCGCCACCATCAACACACCCGCCTCGATCACCCAGTGCCAGCCTACCGCTCTTCAGTGGACTGGCGCCACCGGCACTGTTCGTATCAACATCCTCCCCGGTGGTCAGGTTTCGGCTGCTCCCATTCTATCCCTTCCTTCCCAGACTGGCGCTTCTGGTAACTACGTGTGGAACGTCAACGTTGCCGCGGGCACCAACATTACCATTGCCATCACCGACGACAGCGGTACCACCAACTACGCTTCCCCTCTCGTTGTTCTCCCCTCGCCTGACAGCGCTTGCCTGAACGCTGCCGCTAGCTCGAGCGGTGCCCCTGTTGCTAGTGCCTCTTCGACCTCAGCCGTCGCgtcggcctcgtcggcctcgtcgtcgtccgcgTCTGCTTCGCgcgcttcgtcctcgtccgctgcctcgtcgagctctgctgccgcctcctcttcggccACGCgtgcctcgagctcttcgagcCAAGTCCCTACCGGCACCACCTCTGCCCCCGCTCAGACCTCGACCCGAGCCTCCAacgctgccgctgccttTTCGCCCGCTACCGCAGGTCTCTCGGtccttgccgctgctggcgctcTCCTTCCCTTCCTTTGAAGCTATCGCTTGCCTTTATCTGCGCTAAGCCACAAATGCAGGATCTTTTCATTTGGCTGAAGGGACCGACATTGGCACAGGCAAATTTACCCCAACCATGATCGTTTGATCACGGGTCTCTCTTTCTTTGTCCTGCCTTACTTCAGTTGGCtctcgaagctcgacgttcCTTTTAGTCTTTCGCCTTCTACACGCTTCACAACCATCATGTTGTCTCTGTCCATACTCTTTTGAACCCCGACTTTTTCAATCATTCATTCCTGTCGTGATGCATCACGTTTTGATGCTGTCCCAAAGTGGGACAGCCTCAAAACAATTGGTCATATCGTATTGCAATATCATGATGAACTTTACCTTTTCCATGCCAGACCAGAAAGCAGCGGGGCTGAAGACCATACTTTGAAATTTGAGACGATGAAGATGCAGATACACAACATTCTGGACTGGGAATCTGAAAGGACCAGCACAGCGGAACTTCAATTACAGGCTGATCGAAGGATGGCGACGAAACCACCAGCCAGGACGCGTCGCAGGGGCCACCTTTGTCTCATTTTTCTATGCGACATGTTTTTGCGTGCAAATTTCGACAAAGTTCTTCTGGTGTACACTCGCCTGAAACTGGC of the Mycosarcoma maydis chromosome 2, whole genome shotgun sequence genome contains:
- a CDS encoding uncharacterized protein (related to makorin ring zinc finger protein), coding for MHHETNSGTLPISSTPTEQNTPCRYFYRSGRCRRGDKCRFSHSSTRKPSQPCLATETPSVEVRLSAQAVAFTPGTSSRSNLSASVQAFQPVARPGNNDNGALQGVASERQSPSASSSKPKPKPIMKGVAASVGSPNTARCDICMEVPTVYAQHINCNHLFCCPCLKTWRKQRSQAKSKDCPTCRTPSDFTFVTPQPFTDGARTLALQRFRQRAADTPCKNFTKSLGLSNKRLTKPFCMFGDDCLYKHEMDGKEYKFEHGKYKIQESKKGTRRIVGLGARAA
- a CDS encoding uncharacterized protein (related to carotenoid cleavage dioxygenase 1); this translates as MVKGSSNRRQHSASLQGLPSSQHCAPVISIPSPPPPAEDHAYPPSSFTIPLSKDEELAEAGPSRPGSSAISRRPVLSRRRTSKKEYVHPYLSGNFAPVTTECPLTDCLFEGTIPEEFAGSQYVRNGGNPLANSERDRDAHWFDADGMLAGVLFRRTPKGTIQPCFLNRFILTDLLLSTPEHSRLPYVPSIATLVNPHTSVFWLLCEIIRTFVLAMLTWLPGLGLGGNQKLKRISVANTSVFWHDGKAMAGCESGPPMRIMLPGLETAGWYTGEEDKEKETCDKNSGNSLTSSSSKGFGGGPPIVSMLREFTTAHPKIDPRTQELLLYHMCFEPPYLRISVIPASQSKKTDLPAHAKTIKGKAVRGLKQPKMMHDFGATATQTVIIDVPLSLDMMNLVRGKPILHYDPSQPTRFGILPRYEPERVRWYESAEACCIYHTANSWDDDGKFDASHEHATRSAIRGVNMLGCRLNSATLVYSAGNLLPPSHVLPPPNCPEKCQLYYWRFDLEHAETNTISHEFALSDIPFEFPTINEDYSMQQACYVYGTSMRDGTFDAGLGKAAKIDALVKLDAQALIRKGKAMWSQGRLKAGDSVDTRTVEEVLTAQRDGSASPEDPIKIFEMPRGWYAQETTFVPRRSSTNETSQEDDGWLVCYVFDEATGLHPSTGEVLPGASSELWIIDAKLMSRVVCRIKLPQRVPYGLHGTLFTEEQIASQKPIDPSQVRSWALSINLADPFSSSALGSTVYSAAGKAATSKFKNREETYAAFIKDPIRIGAWWVKRNIELLIA
- a CDS encoding uncharacterized protein (related to RAD26 - DNA repair and recombination protein) encodes the protein MAQKRSIRISSSPFPPCQRGSSDQDSFHDDALQTGIELSHGLRKRQRPQLPTRGSGPSRSTLRDLLGLTAADDYIETSSTVAAEHANRSSLRGASKPQHASSIKQAHFETSNRLKRSPASSPSLSKSPSSSEDEPVLSLSRGPRAPRASISRSAAPSTHIQPPCSTAVKQGQPEVDSDTGDDEPEQALSLTSNGNASLPSALAQSSSFRNDRSQTSDEDDEVSLAIRGPVSVPISFTNVSASHIISYSSGDGFHGQRPSFPIPVDLKDVGPLILAPGVEVPASINRFLRSYQRDGVRFLYRSYAQGRGALLGDDMGLGKTIQVIAFLSAIMVKTGREEDADRRIEAIRSDRQSSDYHRANAIWPTCLIICPSSVIDNWRHEFDTWGYFEHAAYSGTRAKDALDSFRRGRLDILVTSHETASLSIEHLRDLDLSCVLIDEAHKLKNPSSQMTQAMQTFRCKVRYALTGTAIQNTYRELYTLADWANPGLLGTVKEWITEIEVPLKHGQKRGADPEHIADARTRAEKLVTNVLPIFFLRRTKALIADQLPRKFDKIVFCPLTPTQLDVYKRILSEDEVDLMKRHADPCDCGRLDPDTGLAYRRQNCCFKRDSTGGAWNKNMLKYIYLLQKCSNHVALVFPDPEDASSKDPDRMERYHRQLSYVQLMFPDSWQSKRCNAANGMEPELCGKWKVLAGMLAQWHANGDKVLLFSTNLRLLQFIEFFLSREGHNFLRLDGTTPQPRRQQLVNQFNRDASIFVFLISTTAGGTGLNLTSANRVVVFDPHWNPSHDLQAMDRAYRFGQSRDVYVYRLIGAGSLEEVIYGRQIYKQQQMEIGYNATKERRYFEGVAGDQGSLGELFGCKNLFTLHESSLAMKSIIDQCNISEVTFALEQYLLAGSLEDPAATGVTLTKHSGILGADVADPTRYVEDGDVAQRTASVDDDPIRSILEGSGISYSHDHAALVGNSAAEAALYKKAARRPVSSRPGRTSRAAGFVATSERAAKPTSTSKKGTHKAAATTPSWPPPRSKKTSSDNEATQQQESQSVAAAAQGLRRAVQHDAVAAQSRMPDLSDLAELQNVKEVELASAVNAMPPAEQKAFFDDAVRRWNRKQSILAKAANRSAQQFF